The Nymphaea colorata isolate Beijing-Zhang1983 chromosome 11, ASM883128v2, whole genome shotgun sequence genome includes the window TTAGTTAATTTTCGTGGCCCCAATTTCTGCAAAAATTTGTCATACTCTAGGCTTCCTGGTGTAACTATTAAATAACAATAATTTCTTCATGTACCATGTTCGTCACTTTATTGGAAGAAAGGGGgtggaaaaagaaagggaagaagataaagagagaACAAATTCTAGACAGCTAGAAAGGAATAAGCTGCGCACTTGGGGACAATCATTGGTTGCTTGCTTTTAACCTTCCTTACCCTCCACTCCTGCTCCACCTTATAACGCGGTTTCCTCAACCAAAAGCAGGATTTTGTGAAGTTCCAAACACAAACAGGGGACATTAGGGAAGGAAGGGAGCATGGTTGTGCAAGCCGTGACCCCACATGGCACCAACCATTTCTTTATTCCACCACACCAAGACCCCACAATACTGTTTATGATCATGTTCATCATCGTCATCACCAACTTCTTTAAAAGGATGCAAGCCAGATCCCAACTCATGCACACTCCTTCTGACCTTCCTCCTTGTCTCTGCTTCAACCCTTTTCCTCTATTTATGTATACATTTCATCTTGCTTCTGAGGAAACctgaaagagggagagagagagagataaggaAGCGTAATCAACATGGCCTTACAGACTTCAACTGATGTGCGTCCCGTGCTGCAGCCTGCGTGTAACAGAGTCCCAACTCAGGAAAGCAGGAAACAAGTAGAGAAATCACAACCAAAACTGCCGTCTTCTGCTCCATCAGCCATGACTAACCTAACCTTCCCTGCGAAGAAACCAGCTCCGAGGACATCACAGTGTAAACCAACCAAGCCGTCCCCACCAATCTCCCCCAAATCCAAGCCTCTGGCTTCCTTGACAATGCTAAAGCGAGCCAGTGCTAACGATCCTCACAGCCTGAACTTGAGCATCGACAAGCAGTGCCCCGCCACCAACTTCGCCAATGTCAGCACCAATGCTGCTACCTCGAGCAATAAGCTTctgagagggaggaagaagtcAAGGCCGTCGAGCAACGGCGGGGAAGCTTCATATGACTCTTCAATCTTGATCAAGTTTCCCGGCAGCATTGCTGCTGCCAGGAGGGAGCAAGCGAGCCTGCTTCAGGCGCAGAGGAAGCAAAGGATTGCCCACTATGGCAGAATGCCGAAGCCAGGAGCGAAGGTCGTCCCGGAGGAGCCCCCAACGCCAACCAGCCAGGCCCAAGAGCAGAAGCGATGCAGCTTCATCACTCCCAATTCAGGTTGCagctctctgtctctgtctctgtctctttctccaCCCACCACCCAAAAGAttaatggagaagaaaaagaacaagaaattagagaaagagaaattctGACTTGGGGAACCAGCCCTCATGGAGAAGCAGTACAAAATCACATGGAGGTGCTTTGGGCGCTCAAGAATTATTTCTCCATTTTAGCATTTCTCTCACGCGTAGCAGAAAAACCTAGATTTATGCTTGCAATCACATGAAATTTTAGTTCTTCAAGAAACCATTCGGCTTCAAACAGGGAAAATAGATTCCTACAAGTTCCTAAGCAAATGTGGCTCTCTGTGTCATGGGCCTAGCTAGTTAATGTTCTCACTGTTTTCTTTCTCTGCAAATGTGCAGATCCCATCTACGTGAGGTACCATGATGAGGAATGGGGAGTCCCAGTACATGAAGACAAGTTAGTTGTgaccttctcttctctttttccacATTTTCCTGTTCACTATTTAGAATCGCTCTCTTTTATCTCCTGCTTTTTTTATCCTTactgaaagaagaaaggaatgtTGTTCCAGGATGCTGTTTGAACTTCTAGTTTTGGCCGGCGCTCAGGTGGGCTTGGACTGGACTACCATCTTGAAGATGCGTGATGCCTTCAGGTACACACCCCGTCATGTTACTGGTCTGAACCATCGAATCCTTTTTTGCTCATTTGACGATCTGCTTTTGGGGAACTGAGTTATAGGGGAATATTGCAGGGAAGCTTTTGATGGCTTCGACGCGGAGTCAATTGCCAACTTCACCGAGAAAAGAATAGCTTCCATCAGTTCACAACTCCACATGGATGTGCTCAAAGTCCGCGGCGTTGTCGACAACTCCAAGAGATTAATCGAGGTGATcatcctcttctcttcctccttccctccgCCACTAATTTCTTAGAGGCGACTAATGCATGGAAGAACACCAGCTAATCGGAACACGCTTCTGCTTCATAAAAAGCAGCCATGATTACCACCTGAAACGCGGTTTAGACATTTCAAAATCGGGCTTCTGTTCTGTTTATTATTTACTACCTTTTGATTTATCTCCTAAAATCTACTGTGGCAAAGCTTTTTGGAAAAGCAAAGctgaaaaatgttttataattGAGAAAGAATATTCTGTCACGCACATCATTTTCTCTCCCTTAGATTTGGGGAGTTGTATATGAATCAGAATTTGTAAACTGCCAGTAACTTCTAATTCCATCGCATACATGCACCTCCAGGAGGTAAATCGCATCGTAAGATGCTACTGGGACCCAATTTCTGGTCTTGTATTTCAAAGACCGGCAGCCTGGTCTCTTCTGTAACCAGGTCAGACCATACTTTATTACTCAGGCAGCAGCCgtggtaaaaaaaattgtgtgcaAATCACAGTCCCGAGAGCCATTGGGCTTCGTTGGTGTGGCCAGAAAGATCGTACCCAAGTTCATGGACAGATGGCCTGTGCCTGGTTTACACCAACGTCTAGCAACcagaatcttttctttttcctgcagTATTTTCTCACTTATGACAGAGGTCAAAACTGTTTttaccatctttttttcttttggagattCATTTGTTCATATGACTGATGATCGTGTGCGTTATTGTTTCTTCAAATGGTGCAGATAAAACGAGAGTTTGGATCGTTCGACAACTACATATGGGGGTTTCTAAATCACAAACCAATGTGCCCTGATTACAGGTCATGGAGGAAGGTGCCTGTGAAGACATCCAAGTCTGAGAGCATCAGCAAGGACATGGTAAGAAGGAAATTCCGCTACGTGGGACCAACTGTCATTCACTCATTCATGCAGGCTGCTGGCTTGACCAATGACCACCTCATCACCTGCCCTCGCCACACACACTGCATGTCAATGGCAGCAGCAGCTCCCTCCAATGTTTCCTCACAATAACCTTCCTACCAGGACTTgaaggaacaagaaaggaagaaaatttatgactcttcttctcttcaagTGATTCCTAACTACATTGtgaccttcttcttttttgttttactgttttGTATCATGGGTATGTTAACAGAGAAGGGTTGTAGTTTTATGTGTATTTGGGTTGTCTAATTTGGGCTTCTAGAGGTTTTTTCTCCTCTGCTTTTAAAGTGAATGACTTCAGTGTGTATGATTTGTGAAAAGGGTGGATGAATCAAGAAATGAGAAGGATAGGAGTGGATGGTAGGAAAAGTGGCATAAGGAAAGGGACAGAGAGCATGTGAGTTGGCAGGCAAATGCATGTGTGTGATGTCAGGCACTCCATTGTTGGCTTTAATCCTCCATGTGACTGTGCCCTCTCAGTTCCTTCCTTTAACAGGCTGTGTCCCCAAGTGTGGAGGGCCCCTACCATGTTGCGTCtcttctctctttatctctgtGTTATCTATTACcaaagcctctctctctctctctctctctccctctctttattGAGATGGACTGGAGGGAGCATAATGTACCATGCTAAGTTTTTTTAAGGCATGAATGCCAAGACATGGGGGCCAGAGTTGGAGATCCATGGCTCCTCACTTCGTGCGATTCTTACAATGTAACACTTTGCGTCATGTGCTTCTGTTTTCTGCTGTCTTTCTTTTGGTTGGTGCTGCCCATTGTTGGTTTTGATGAGCTGTATGATTATATGCTCTTACTTGCCTTTTCTTTAAATGCAAATTGTAGCCCAACTTGTTTCTAAATTGATTTGCTGATTCCCGTGGAAtgacatatctctctctctctatatatatatatatatattatatatatcacaGCACGCGCCCTGATTAAAGACTGCCCAATGTATTTGATGAAGGAGATCCCTCCtggctggagagagagagagagagcttgtttTTATAATATGCTGGCCCAAGGAGACCCTACAGATGTACttagcatttcttttttcatcttaagTACGAACTCTTAAATAATACTCTTTTGATGAAGATTGAGTTGTTAAGTTCCTAAATACAAAGTATTATGTATCATTAATGATCTGTGAAGAACCTCAAATGGCCAGTTAGGTGATGATTAAGAATCTACTAATATCTAATTAAACAGATCATGTGAATCGAATCCGTGCAACCAAATTCCAATACAGGACAAAGGAAAGGACACAAAAATAAATGGGATGTAACTATCCATGGTATCTCGGCACGAAGCTTAAGCTTGTCCTATTCCGCAATAATATTGTTAAGGACAGTAAAAGCCATGTGAAAAAGCAATGGTAAAACACGCAAACTAGTTTGCTTAATTAACCAAGATGATCAGATCTTTGAACGCTTGAACAAATGGGCAAACGTCATGCATCTTTAGTTGTAGACGTTTGAAGTTGTGTTAGTATATACATGTAGAGCTAAGGATGTTCAATGAGTTGAGCTGGGTCGACTCGACTTCACTCGATTAAACTCACTCTTGTAATAAACAAGCAGAGTTCGAGTTAAAAACAAACTCGGTTAAGcaaatgagtcaagtttgatTTAGGTGAGCTCGGTTCATTTAAACTCGAGTAAAAAGCTCGTGAAGAGAATGCATAAACAGGCATTTCAAATATCATCagaataaataaatatctcCACTACCCcacataaataaatatcttcactactgccatcatttttttttttaataacagaTCGGCTATTTTCAAGCCCAATCTCGGCTCGATCAAGCTCGAGCCTACTTGTACTCGAGCCATTCCAGTTTGGCTTTTGAGACACAAGCCAAAGTTCGAGCCCCAGATCAGCTCAGCTCAGCTCAGCTTGTGTACATCCCTATATACGGGAGTCTTTCTTTCCTCATAGGTTTGAAGCAAAAGGAATTAATTGAACAATTGCGTTAGGCACTATTGTAGTGATTTGGGAAGAGGGCTTTCGGCAATTACTGTGAATCAACTTCCACAATCCTCTATAAGATGGAAGTAAGGGCCCGTAATTTTCATTGACATAGAATTTCAAGACGTTAACTAACCTGGTTGGCCTATTGGTCAAGCAACTCATTGTGTATCTGACTAGGTTAACAAAATTTCATTAGTTGCAAGTGAAATTAACCTAGCAATATGATGCTCAATCACTTCAGCTGAGCAGGAGGTTGTCTCACCGCTCGTAGCAAGGCCAAAGAGCCTCTTCACTCCCCTTGCATGCATGAGGTACGATACATCAAGTCTTCTCTTTTATGGTTTAAGAGAGTAGCACTCATAAGAATCGAATAGGTGACATGCCATCTACATGCCCGTCTGCCCAACCAGCTATATTATTGAGGTGCGATGCTCAATCACTAGAAAGCTGGCTTACTAGAAGGCAAAAGGAGGTTGGAATAAATTAAAATGCGGAATTTTGATCTTCATAAACTTTAGCTAGCGCGACTAATGCTGCTAAATTGGCACAGCTGCGCGGTTAGGTTGCTCTGATCGGAATGTTAAAAAGCGTTAACATACCGAATATGTCAACTGAAGTGACAAAACCCAATTCTCCTGAGGTTCAAAGTCGAGGTCGAGTTTGGTGTTAGGTGGCTAACATGGGAACCCATGTTCTCCATTTTACTTGAGAGCACtaattcctattttttttttataagaagaCATTTTTTGAGTTCTACTTTTTCCCTTATAGGGAGGGTCGCCTTTTGATTTACCATCAATGGTTCTTGGCGGGCTCACGTAATGGCTGTTGcagcagttgcccacacacCAGCTCACAAAATtcactttatttacatataaatgcaAGCCTAGGAATCAGGCTGGGCCGCCACCAGGCCGGCTCGGTTCGggccgggaaaaacctggcccgggtccgataggccggcccggcggCAGCCCGACTCCCGCCTTCCGTCccccgctccccctcctcctctgtctccctctccgctcccactccccctctccctctccctctccctctccctctttgctcctgctccccttctccctctccgctccccctcttccgccctcctccgtctccctcgccGCTCCCCCTCTTCCgccctcctccgtctccctcgccgctccccctcctcctccgtcgccGTTGCTGCAGTCGTTCATCGTGTGGGCCGTCGGCGGGGACCCAACGCCGTAGTCGGAGGGTGACGGGAGGGCGGGGGGAAAGGGGGTCAGAAGGGGGAAAGGGTGTCAAGGAGGGGGAAAGGAGGTCGGGAGGGTGGGCTGGGCCGAGCCAGGTCCGGGTCGGGCTGAGCAGCCTGATGGACCGGATCGGGCAGGCCCGAcgcggcccgatgcccacccctataTAAATGTCccttaaaatatgaaatttgtaGTAATAGTGCTCCTTAACCGGAACTTTTTGGCTCTACTACTGCCGCGACCACACCAA containing:
- the LOC116264992 gene encoding uncharacterized protein LOC116264992; translation: MALQTSTDVRPVLQPACNRVPTQESRKQVEKSQPKLPSSAPSAMTNLTFPAKKPAPRTSQCKPTKPSPPISPKSKPLASLTMLKRASANDPHSLNLSIDKQCPATNFANVSTNAATSSNKLLRGRKKSRPSSNGGEASYDSSILIKFPGSIAAARREQASLLQAQRKQRIAHYGRMPKPGAKVVPEEPPTPTSQAQEQKRCSFITPNSDPIYVRYHDEEWGVPVHEDKMLFELLVLAGAQVGLDWTTILKMRDAFREAFDGFDAESIANFTEKRIASISSQLHMDVLKVRGVVDNSKRLIEIKREFGSFDNYIWGFLNHKPMCPDYRSWRKVPVKTSKSESISKDMVRRKFRYVGPTVIHSFMQAAGLTNDHLITCPRHTHCMSMAAAAPSNVSSQ